Proteins encoded in a region of the Methylosinus trichosporium OB3b genome:
- the clcA gene encoding H(+)/Cl(-) exchange transporter ClcA has product MDDDTDLLLAAFVVLGCMTLPVMLRLAQGRRPRRRSEKLAEATDLVSLGGGRRLALTRDAFGERLVLLGGATDLVIEPRIDDAPPALVEEAPPAPPSELAGLFPLGLLSILSGVLVGLLCGGFRLALQWADAMRSAIPIWMQDRPALGCAIMIFGAAAATWLAAFLVRRIVPSAVGSGIPHVESVLHRQEPPASPILLPVKFIGGVLAIGAGLALGREGPSVQMGATLAHQIARLFRRQWRDAEALLASGAGAGLAAAFNAPLAGSAFVLEELLRRFDMRHATVALGSSVGAIAVMRLIVGPTPELRVAPHFDVAALDIAASLLIGVAAGLVSLAYNRAILGALDLADDLPWKIERKAALVGAAIGALAFFAPGVVGGGETLTQRTLDGDFALAALPIIFALRFLLGVVSYAAGTPGGLFAPLLTLGAELGFFIGLVLHGADAQEKGMAYAIVGMAAYFAAVVRAPLTGMILITEMTNSSELLLPMLAACFAAMATAAACRNEPIYDALKERAARLARRAQEEAEDAAAPTRGRDD; this is encoded by the coding sequence ATGGACGACGACACGGACCTGCTGCTCGCGGCCTTCGTCGTTCTCGGCTGCATGACCTTGCCGGTAATGCTGCGGCTCGCGCAGGGGCGCCGACCGCGTCGCCGCAGCGAGAAGCTCGCCGAGGCGACCGATCTCGTCTCGCTCGGTGGCGGTCGGCGCCTGGCCTTGACGCGCGACGCTTTTGGCGAGCGGCTCGTTCTGCTCGGCGGCGCGACGGATCTCGTGATCGAGCCGCGCATCGATGACGCGCCGCCGGCGCTGGTCGAGGAGGCGCCGCCCGCGCCGCCCTCCGAGCTCGCCGGATTGTTTCCTCTCGGGTTGCTGTCCATTCTCTCGGGCGTGCTGGTGGGGCTGCTCTGCGGCGGCTTCCGCCTCGCATTGCAGTGGGCGGACGCGATGCGCTCGGCGATACCGATCTGGATGCAGGATCGGCCGGCGCTCGGCTGCGCGATCATGATTTTCGGCGCCGCCGCAGCGACGTGGCTCGCCGCCTTTCTGGTGCGGCGCATCGTGCCTTCGGCGGTCGGCAGCGGCATTCCCCATGTCGAATCTGTGCTGCATCGCCAGGAGCCGCCGGCCTCGCCCATTCTGCTGCCGGTCAAATTCATCGGCGGCGTGCTGGCGATCGGGGCCGGTCTGGCGCTCGGGCGCGAGGGGCCTTCGGTGCAGATGGGCGCGACGCTGGCGCATCAGATCGCCCGATTGTTTCGCCGCCAATGGCGTGACGCCGAGGCGCTGCTCGCCTCCGGCGCCGGAGCGGGGCTCGCCGCCGCCTTCAACGCGCCGCTCGCCGGCTCGGCCTTCGTGCTCGAGGAGCTGCTGCGCCGCTTCGACATGCGTCATGCGACCGTCGCGCTCGGCTCCTCGGTCGGCGCCATCGCGGTGATGCGGCTCATCGTCGGCCCGACGCCGGAGCTGCGCGTCGCGCCGCATTTCGACGTCGCCGCGCTCGACATTGCGGCGAGCCTTCTCATCGGCGTCGCGGCGGGTCTCGTGAGCCTCGCCTATAATCGCGCCATTCTCGGCGCGCTCGATCTCGCCGACGATCTGCCGTGGAAGATCGAGCGCAAGGCGGCGCTGGTCGGCGCGGCGATCGGGGCGCTGGCCTTTTTCGCGCCCGGCGTCGTCGGCGGCGGCGAGACCTTGACGCAGCGCACGCTCGACGGCGATTTCGCGCTCGCGGCTCTGCCGATCATTTTCGCTCTTCGCTTCCTGCTCGGCGTCGTCTCCTACGCTGCCGGCACGCCGGGCGGACTGTTCGCGCCATTGCTCACGCTCGGCGCCGAGCTCGGCTTCTTCATCGGCCTCGTTCTGCATGGCGCCGACGCCCAGGAAAAGGGCATGGCCTATGCGATCGTCGGCATGGCCGCCTATTTCGCCGCCGTCGTGCGCGCGCCGCTCACCGGCATGATCCTCATCACCGAGATGACGAACAGCTCCGAGCTGCTGCTGCCCATGCTCGCCGCCTGCTTCGCCGCGATGGCGACCGCCGCGGCCTGCCGCAACGAGCCGATCTACGATGCGCTGAAGGAGCGCGCGGCGCGGCTCGCGCGGCGGGCGCAGGAGGAGGCCGAAGACGCCGCCGCGCCGACTCGAGGTCGAGATGACTGA
- a CDS encoding hydantoinase/oxoprolinase family protein: MTSAIGWDIGGANLKAARAEGGRIVAAVQLPCNPHYGLARLEEAIAAARERLGPAERHAVTMTAELSDAFETRAAGVASIAAIFLRHSGATHALFYAGAQGLVPYGALPAAAAAVASANWRASAEIVARRIPEALLIDIGSTTADLVPISGGAVNALGGGDAERLANGELVYSGLLRGDPAATIALAPLGGRWTPLLRENFATMADVHRLLGALPEGVDSEPAADGRPKTVEASIARLARLAGRDAAEASPEQWRAFASFLARAQIRIIEDQIALLRSRGAMRDDAPIVGAGVGRGLIARLADAEGRAYRDVAEFIDTAPQAASSAADCAPAAALALLL, from the coding sequence ATGACGAGCGCGATCGGCTGGGACATCGGCGGCGCGAATTTGAAAGCTGCGCGCGCCGAGGGCGGACGGATCGTCGCCGCTGTGCAGCTTCCCTGCAATCCGCATTATGGGCTGGCGCGGCTCGAGGAGGCCATCGCCGCCGCGCGCGAGCGGCTCGGTCCCGCCGAACGTCACGCCGTCACCATGACGGCGGAGCTGTCGGACGCCTTCGAGACCCGCGCCGCCGGCGTCGCCTCGATCGCCGCGATCTTCCTGCGCCATTCCGGCGCGACTCATGCGCTGTTCTACGCCGGCGCGCAGGGGCTCGTCCCCTATGGCGCGCTGCCCGCGGCGGCGGCGGCCGTCGCCTCCGCCAATTGGCGCGCCAGCGCCGAGATCGTCGCCCGGCGCATTCCCGAGGCGCTGCTCATCGACATCGGCTCGACGACCGCCGATCTCGTTCCCATTTCCGGCGGCGCCGTGAACGCGCTCGGCGGCGGCGACGCCGAGCGGCTCGCCAATGGCGAGCTCGTCTATTCCGGACTGCTGCGCGGCGACCCGGCGGCGACCATCGCTCTCGCCCCGCTCGGCGGCCGCTGGACGCCGTTGCTGCGCGAAAATTTCGCCACCATGGCCGATGTGCATCGGCTGCTCGGCGCGCTGCCCGAAGGCGTCGACAGCGAGCCGGCCGCCGACGGCCGCCCCAAGACAGTGGAGGCCTCGATCGCGCGGCTCGCCCGGCTCGCGGGCCGCGATGCGGCCGAGGCCTCGCCCGAGCAATGGCGCGCCTTCGCGTCCTTTCTGGCGCGGGCGCAGATCCGCATCATCGAGGACCAGATCGCGCTGCTGCGCTCGCGCGGCGCGATGCGCGACGACGCGCCGATCGTCGGCGCCGGCGTCGGCCGCGGCCTGATCGCGCGGCTCGCCGACGCGGAGGGACGCGCCTATCGCGACGTCGCCGAATTCATCGACACGGCGCCGCAAGCCGCGTCGAGCGCCGCCGATTGCGCGCCCGCGGCGGCGCTGGCGCTGCTGCTGTAG
- a CDS encoding acyltransferase family protein, with the protein MPFPMPHALASCVLALVVATLAAEGVGRLGFPIEPASKRIGCLDGLRGYLALFVLVGHAMIWVNVLRGDGQWRGAPLYPFGGVGAAAVPMFFMITGLLFYPRALAGIQNVNWTATFIGRVFRILPLVAVSVLAVCCLIAMRHGAPADYSLRELLLATTKWMLTQEAPIFRVADSGRFNAYVLWSLEYEWIFYLAILPAVAAVASLKPARLPSWTLPALLLVGSLSARLVIDRQLVAFLPLFAVGMLAYEIRRIESLRGLFASDRFSWVALAAVLAAAALPTSALSIPNIILNGLFLTAVACGNSFWGFLHRKGPMVLGASSFGVYVIHGVVLAALYGGGVVGDLPIDRLIFLFPAAALVVVLIAALAHVTIERPLIAVGARLSRYASRTRRAAAVDDSPSEGGEAARRRLTPVGS; encoded by the coding sequence ATGCCGTTTCCGATGCCGCATGCGCTGGCGAGCTGCGTTCTGGCGCTCGTGGTCGCCACTCTCGCAGCCGAAGGCGTCGGTCGCCTCGGCTTTCCGATCGAGCCGGCCTCCAAGCGCATCGGTTGTCTCGACGGCCTGCGCGGCTATCTCGCGCTGTTTGTGCTCGTCGGCCATGCGATGATCTGGGTCAACGTCCTGCGGGGAGACGGCCAGTGGCGTGGCGCGCCGCTCTACCCCTTCGGCGGCGTCGGCGCGGCCGCCGTGCCGATGTTCTTCATGATCACCGGACTTCTGTTCTACCCGCGCGCGCTCGCTGGAATCCAAAATGTGAATTGGACGGCGACCTTCATCGGGCGCGTTTTTCGCATTTTGCCGCTGGTCGCCGTCTCCGTGCTGGCCGTCTGCTGCCTGATCGCGATGCGGCATGGCGCGCCGGCCGATTACTCGCTGCGCGAGCTCCTCCTCGCGACGACGAAATGGATGCTCACCCAGGAAGCGCCGATTTTCCGCGTCGCCGATTCCGGGCGCTTCAACGCCTATGTGCTATGGTCTTTGGAATATGAATGGATTTTCTATCTGGCGATCCTGCCGGCCGTCGCCGCGGTCGCGAGCCTGAAGCCGGCGCGCCTGCCGAGCTGGACGCTTCCCGCCCTCCTGCTCGTCGGCTCACTGAGCGCGCGTCTCGTCATCGATCGCCAGCTCGTGGCTTTTCTTCCGCTCTTCGCCGTCGGAATGCTCGCTTATGAGATCCGCCGCATCGAGAGCCTTCGAGGCCTCTTCGCCTCCGATCGGTTCTCCTGGGTGGCGCTGGCCGCCGTGCTGGCGGCGGCGGCGCTTCCGACCAGCGCCCTGTCGATCCCCAACATCATCCTCAACGGTCTGTTCCTGACGGCAGTGGCGTGCGGAAACAGCTTTTGGGGGTTCCTTCACAGGAAGGGGCCGATGGTGCTGGGGGCGAGCTCGTTCGGCGTCTATGTCATTCACGGCGTCGTGCTGGCGGCGCTCTATGGCGGCGGCGTGGTGGGCGATCTTCCCATCGATCGGCTGATTTTTCTGTTTCCGGCCGCCGCTCTCGTCGTCGTGCTGATCGCCGCGCTGGCGCATGTGACCATCGAGCGGCCGCTGATCGCGGTCGGCGCGCGCCTCTCGCGATATGCGTCGCGCACGAGGCGAGCCGCCGCTGTCGACGACTCTCCCTCGGAGGGCGGGGAAGCGGCGCGCCGCCGCCTCACGCCGGTCGGTTCTTGA
- a CDS encoding NAD(P)-dependent methylenetetrahydromethanopterin dehydrogenase codes for MAAKAILHMLSTLKHMSPFDVNMALDAGFDAAIPYTNVTLDEVTALVQDAMFSRAPSAALRTGIFFAGRDAILALDMLEAAKGALLKPFEISLFADPYGSFTTAGAMVAFVEKVLREKKNRELKGAKVVVYGATGVVGFSSAVIAALEGAEVTIVGYSGLDRVVKQAEEIEKRFGVKVKPADGSTAEHVRALLVEHEIALCAARAGVQVLSKDDLAAAKSTLLIAADVNAVPPLGVEGVGLHDKGVELPSGALGIGALAIGDIKYGTETGLFKQMTTSDKPLCLDFRHAFALARELV; via the coding sequence ATGGCCGCCAAAGCGATCCTGCATATGTTGAGCACGCTGAAGCATATGAGCCCGTTCGACGTCAACATGGCGCTCGACGCAGGGTTCGACGCGGCGATCCCCTACACCAATGTGACGCTCGACGAGGTGACCGCTCTGGTGCAGGACGCGATGTTCTCGCGCGCCCCCTCGGCCGCCCTGCGCACCGGAATCTTCTTCGCCGGCCGTGACGCGATCCTGGCGCTCGACATGCTGGAGGCCGCCAAGGGCGCGCTGCTGAAGCCCTTCGAGATTTCGCTGTTCGCCGACCCCTATGGCTCCTTCACCACCGCCGGCGCCATGGTCGCCTTCGTCGAGAAGGTGCTGCGCGAGAAGAAGAATCGCGAGCTGAAAGGCGCCAAGGTCGTCGTCTATGGCGCGACCGGCGTCGTCGGCTTCTCCTCGGCCGTCATCGCCGCGCTCGAGGGCGCCGAGGTGACCATCGTCGGCTATAGCGGGCTCGACCGGGTCGTGAAGCAGGCGGAAGAGATCGAGAAGCGCTTCGGCGTCAAGGTGAAGCCGGCCGACGGCAGCACCGCCGAGCATGTCCGCGCATTGCTGGTCGAGCATGAGATCGCGCTGTGCGCGGCGCGCGCCGGCGTGCAGGTTCTGTCCAAGGACGACCTCGCCGCCGCCAAATCCACGCTGCTGATCGCCGCCGACGTCAACGCCGTGCCGCCGCTCGGCGTCGAGGGCGTCGGCCTGCACGACAAGGGCGTGGAGCTGCCCTCGGGCGCGCTCGGCATCGGCGCGCTGGCCATCGGCGACATCAAATACGGGACCGAGACCGGCCTGTTCAAGCAGATGACCACCTCCGACAAGCCGCTCTGCCTCGACTTCCGCCACGCTTTCGCGCTGGCGCGCGAGCTGGTCTGA
- a CDS encoding IS4 family transposase: MLLDRILVRQTICLRRLSAGDRAQEVAFGPFLANEKVTPERLIEGWSEQTGSAVAGRHVLAIQDTSEINFKTKPGRRRGLGEIGKGSGRGVLVHAMVAVDADNGSCLGLVGGSVRTRSKGRVETPHAKRALKDKESRRWIETGAQAETVLAQAAMVTVTHDREGDIYACWARLPGDDFHVLARAMHDRAVACGGTLSSVMAKLDFVSTRAVELLATPKREARRAVLSLRFTSAEVVRPDGPDARGLPETVSLRVVEVVELDPPEGVEPVRWRLLTTHAVADVAAAWQIVDWYRLRWTIEQLFRLMKTHGLQLEDSQLASAEGLIKLAAIAAKAAATTLQLVQARDGKSGESATIAFSAPEIAVLDGLADQYRGRTTLQKNPRQRHSLA; encoded by the coding sequence GTGCTGCTCGATCGCATCCTCGTGCGCCAAACCATCTGCCTGCGTCGGCTCAGCGCGGGCGATCGCGCGCAGGAGGTCGCCTTCGGCCCCTTCCTGGCCAACGAGAAAGTGACGCCCGAGCGTTTGATCGAGGGCTGGAGCGAGCAGACAGGATCGGCGGTGGCCGGAAGGCATGTGCTGGCCATCCAGGATACGAGCGAGATCAACTTCAAGACCAAGCCGGGCCGGCGGCGCGGCCTGGGCGAGATCGGCAAAGGCTCGGGCCGCGGCGTGCTGGTGCATGCGATGGTGGCGGTGGATGCCGACAATGGCAGCTGCCTGGGCCTGGTCGGCGGCTCGGTTCGCACGCGCAGCAAGGGCCGGGTCGAGACGCCTCACGCCAAGCGCGCGCTGAAGGACAAGGAATCGCGCCGCTGGATCGAAACCGGCGCCCAGGCCGAGACTGTGCTGGCGCAGGCCGCCATGGTCACCGTGACGCACGACCGCGAGGGCGACATCTACGCCTGCTGGGCGCGCCTGCCGGGCGATGATTTTCATGTGCTGGCGCGCGCCATGCACGACCGCGCCGTCGCCTGCGGGGGCACGCTGTCGAGCGTCATGGCGAAACTCGACTTCGTTTCGACGCGCGCCGTCGAGCTGCTCGCCACGCCCAAGCGCGAGGCGCGCCGAGCGGTGCTGAGCCTGCGCTTCACCTCGGCCGAGGTGGTGCGCCCCGACGGCCCGGATGCGCGCGGCTTGCCCGAGACGGTGTCGTTGCGGGTCGTCGAGGTGGTCGAGCTCGACCCGCCCGAAGGCGTCGAGCCGGTGCGCTGGCGCCTGCTCACCACCCACGCGGTCGCCGATGTGGCGGCGGCTTGGCAAATCGTCGACTGGTACCGGCTGCGCTGGACGATCGAGCAATTGTTCCGGCTGATGAAGACGCATGGCCTGCAGCTCGAGGACAGCCAGCTCGCCAGCGCCGAGGGCCTGATCAAGCTCGCCGCCATCGCCGCCAAGGCGGCGGCGACGACCTTGCAGCTCGTGCAGGCGCGCGACGGCAAGAGCGGCGAATCGGCGACGATCGCCTTCAGCGCGCCGGAGATCGCCGTGCTCGACGGCCTCGCCGACCAGTACCGAGGCAGGACGACGCTGCAGAAGAACCCGCGCCAGCGCCATAGCCTGGCCTGA
- a CDS encoding IS1380 family transposase, with translation MTDDTFPAFSFPAVQGKKITAAFDGGRISSDGGVMLLAMAERRLGVAERLARCFPDRRDPARITHTLADMIRARIFAIGCGYEDADDLDFLRSDPAFKLACGRLPDTGRDLASQPTLSRLENAPALRDVIRLTYALVDQWMASYEKPPSSVTLDIDDTCDIAHGHQQLSLFNAHYDERCFLPIHVYDTEQSRPVVMILRPGKTPSGVEVRAHLRRLVRHIRKSWPTTGILFRGDGHYARPEAMAWCEDHGVDYVFGLPGTKPLSKKVEETADAVRVERALDDKDVVRGYAETRHRAKSWDRERRAIARIEATRLGLDIRFIVTNRAHGAPQWLYESLYCARGQAENLIKLHKTQLCSDRTSCRSALANQVRLVLHTAAYWLMLGVRDAIPRPRDLAKAEFSTLRLRLLKIAARVIETASRVRLAFAAACPEADLFCSMPAALLMPAGP, from the coding sequence ATGACAGACGATACGTTCCCCGCCTTCTCGTTTCCAGCCGTCCAGGGCAAGAAAATCACAGCCGCTTTCGACGGCGGCCGCATCTCCTCGGACGGCGGCGTCATGCTGCTCGCCATGGCGGAGCGCCGGCTCGGCGTCGCCGAACGGCTGGCGCGCTGCTTTCCCGATCGCCGCGATCCTGCGCGCATCACCCACACGCTCGCCGATATGATCCGCGCCCGCATCTTCGCGATCGGCTGCGGCTATGAGGACGCCGACGATCTCGATTTTCTGCGCTCCGATCCGGCGTTCAAGCTCGCCTGCGGGCGCCTGCCCGACACGGGCCGCGATCTCGCTTCGCAGCCGACGCTGTCGCGGCTCGAGAACGCGCCGGCCCTGCGCGACGTGATCCGCCTGACCTATGCGCTCGTCGACCAATGGATGGCCTCCTACGAGAAGCCGCCATCTTCGGTCACACTCGACATCGACGACACCTGCGACATCGCGCATGGCCATCAGCAATTGTCGTTGTTCAACGCCCATTATGACGAGCGCTGCTTTCTGCCGATCCATGTCTATGACACCGAGCAGAGCCGTCCCGTCGTTATGATCCTGCGCCCGGGCAAGACGCCGTCCGGCGTCGAGGTGAGAGCGCATCTGCGCCGGCTCGTGCGGCATATCCGCAAGTCTTGGCCGACGACGGGCATCCTGTTTCGCGGCGACGGGCATTATGCGCGGCCCGAGGCGATGGCCTGGTGCGAGGATCACGGCGTCGATTACGTCTTCGGCCTTCCCGGAACCAAGCCGCTGTCCAAGAAGGTCGAGGAGACGGCGGACGCCGTCCGCGTCGAGCGCGCCCTCGACGACAAGGACGTCGTGCGAGGCTATGCCGAGACGCGTCACCGGGCCAAGTCCTGGGACAGAGAGCGCCGCGCGATCGCCCGCATCGAGGCGACGCGGCTCGGCCTCGACATTCGCTTCATCGTCACCAATCGCGCGCATGGCGCGCCGCAATGGCTCTATGAGAGTCTCTACTGCGCGCGCGGACAGGCGGAGAATCTCATCAAGCTGCACAAGACGCAGCTTTGCTCCGATCGAACCTCGTGTCGTTCGGCGCTCGCCAATCAGGTGCGCCTCGTCCTGCACACCGCCGCCTATTGGCTGATGCTCGGCGTGCGCGACGCGATCCCGCGCCCGCGCGACCTCGCCAAAGCCGAGTTCTCGACTCTGCGCCTGCGATTGCTGAAGATCGCCGCGCGCGTGATCGAGACCGCGAGCCGCGTGCGCCTCGCCTTCGCCGCCGCCTGCCCCGAGGCCGATCTCTTCTGCTCCATGCCGGCGGCGCTGCTCATGCCCGCAGGACCATGA